In Pollutimonas sp. M17, a single genomic region encodes these proteins:
- a CDS encoding MdtA/MuxA family multidrug efflux RND transporter periplasmic adaptor subunit, with protein MAEPRSVTHRSGQRRWPWLVLVLVLLAAGAYWFAGRGAGSSTGGRPASGVNRMAAMANMKTPVRVATVQQGPIQHTLKAIGTVTAFNTVTVRSRVDGELQKIFFSDGQKVNAGELLAQIDPRTYQVQLDQALGQQKQNEAQLKNAQRDLQRYQLLFKQNSIAKQQVDAQAALVQQFLGSRKSDQAAVDSARLQLDFTRITAPISGRLGLRKVDEGNMVNASNTDGLVVITQTQPISVVFTLPQAQLPEVLAQLRAGKTLAVDLYDRDDLRKIATGELMSVDNQIDVATGTVKFKARFANEDESLFPNQFVNVRLRVDTAQSLLVPTMAVQQGSIGAFVYVVDESDKVHIQRIVTGRVDDKRIAVESGLSAGQRVVIEGLDRLREGAAVDIVTDPQSSAPPVAPAGLAAGAGAHPEAAAPRRAH; from the coding sequence ATGGCGGAACCCCGCTCCGTAACTCATCGGTCCGGCCAGCGCCGCTGGCCATGGCTCGTTCTTGTCCTTGTCCTGCTGGCCGCCGGTGCATACTGGTTTGCCGGGCGCGGCGCCGGTTCGTCGACCGGGGGGCGGCCGGCTTCGGGCGTCAACCGCATGGCCGCCATGGCCAATATGAAGACGCCGGTTCGCGTGGCGACCGTTCAGCAAGGCCCCATACAGCACACGCTAAAAGCCATCGGAACGGTGACCGCCTTCAATACGGTCACGGTGCGCAGCCGTGTGGATGGAGAGCTGCAAAAAATATTCTTTTCCGACGGCCAGAAGGTGAATGCCGGCGAGTTGCTCGCGCAGATCGATCCGCGCACCTATCAGGTCCAGCTGGACCAGGCCCTGGGCCAGCAAAAGCAGAACGAAGCCCAGCTCAAGAATGCCCAGCGCGATTTGCAGCGCTATCAGTTGCTGTTCAAGCAAAACTCCATCGCCAAGCAGCAGGTGGATGCGCAAGCCGCCCTGGTCCAGCAATTCCTGGGTTCGCGCAAAAGCGACCAGGCCGCCGTCGACAGCGCCCGCCTGCAACTGGATTTCACGCGCATCACCGCGCCCATATCGGGGCGCCTGGGTTTGCGCAAGGTCGACGAGGGCAATATGGTCAATGCCTCGAATACGGATGGGCTTGTGGTCATCACACAGACCCAGCCGATTTCCGTGGTGTTCACGCTGCCGCAGGCGCAGCTGCCCGAGGTCCTGGCCCAGCTGCGCGCCGGAAAAACCCTGGCGGTCGATCTGTACGACCGCGACGACCTGCGCAAGATCGCCACAGGAGAACTGATGTCCGTCGACAACCAGATCGATGTCGCCACCGGCACGGTCAAGTTCAAGGCCCGTTTCGCCAACGAGGACGAATCCCTGTTTCCCAATCAGTTCGTCAACGTCAGGCTGCGCGTGGACACCGCCCAATCGCTGCTGGTTCCCACCATGGCTGTCCAGCAAGGTTCCATCGGAGCCTTTGTCTACGTGGTCGATGAAAGCGACAAGGTACACATTCAACGCATTGTCACCGGGCGGGTCGACGACAAGCGCATCGCGGTCGAGTCGGGGCTGAGCGCAGGCCAGCGCGTGGTGATAGAAGGGCTGGATCGCCTGCGCGAAGGCGCGGCGGTCGACATCGTTACCGACCCCCAGTCCAGCGCCCCGCCGGTCGCGCCGGCTGGCCTGGCGGCAGGCGCGGGCGCCCATCCGGAGGCGGCCGCTCCCCGCCGGGCGCATTAG
- a CDS encoding multidrug efflux RND transporter permease subunit, which produces MNLSRLFILRPVATTLAMVALLISGVLAYRLLPVSALPQVDYPTIQVTTLYPGASPDVMTALVTSPLERQFGQMPGLTQMTSSSSGGSSLITLQFDLDLPLDVAEQEVQAAINAASNLLPNDLPAPPIYNKVNPADTAVISLAVTSPTLPLYQVRDLIDIRVAQKLSQISGVGLVSIAGGQRPAVRIQANPEALAAHDLTLASLRSAIVGANVNQPKGNLDGPERSTTINANDQLRSIQDYEQLIVAYENGAPLRLRDIADARHDAENIRQAAWMGTTPAILLNIQRQPGANVIEVVDRVKALLPSLKQALPVGVEVEVATDRTQTIRDSIDHVQYEMILAIILVVLVTFVFLRSWTATFIPSVVVPLSLVGTFGIMYLAGFSINNLTLMALTIATGFVVDDAIVMIENIARHIEEGESALKAALKGASQIGFTLVSLTLSLIAVLIPLLFMSDVIGRLFREFAITLAVAILLSLAISLTLTPMMCARLLRPESEMTYGRFQQKAGQWMDRLIHAYDKGLQWVLAHQRATLWVALGTLLLTGLLYALVPKGFFPQQDTGMIQAISQGPQTVSFTSMAQRQQQAVDRILKDPDVQAVSSFIGIDGTNATLNTGRMQIALKPLGERGADARSIIDRLGEDLAALPDIQVFMQPVQDLTVDDRVSRTQYQMTLSDPDHGVLLEWTPRLVQALRQVPGLRDVVDDLQGSGLQTTLVIDRDAAARLGVSNAAIDDALYDAFGQRQISTIFTQSAQYRVVLEVASQFRQSPRALAQIYVPTTSGTPVPLSSLARIEESSSLLSIERLGQFPATTISFNLAPGMALSDAVESIRAAQAELGMPASLDLRFQGAARAFQASLSSTLWLMLAAVAAMYIVLGILYESYIHPVTILSTLPSAAIGALLALLISGSELDMIGVIGIILLIGIVKKNAIMMIDFALDAERTRGLAPRAAIHEAALLRFRPILMTTLAALFSAIPLMLATGSGSELRQPLGLVMVGGLLCSQVLTLFTTPVIYLMFDRLARRTGVYRSRRAADGGLAP; this is translated from the coding sequence GTGAACCTGTCGCGCCTGTTCATCCTGCGGCCCGTCGCCACGACGCTGGCCATGGTCGCCTTGCTGATCTCGGGCGTGCTGGCCTATCGCTTGCTGCCGGTGTCGGCATTGCCGCAGGTCGACTATCCCACCATCCAGGTTACGACGCTGTATCCGGGCGCCAGTCCCGACGTCATGACGGCGCTGGTCACCTCGCCGCTGGAGCGCCAGTTCGGCCAGATGCCGGGCCTGACCCAGATGACCTCGTCCAGTTCCGGCGGCTCGTCGCTGATTACCTTGCAGTTCGATCTGGATCTGCCCCTGGACGTGGCCGAGCAGGAGGTCCAGGCCGCCATCAATGCGGCATCCAACCTGCTGCCCAACGATCTGCCGGCCCCGCCCATCTACAACAAGGTGAATCCGGCCGACACCGCCGTCATCAGCCTGGCCGTTACGTCGCCGACCCTGCCCTTGTACCAGGTGCGCGACCTGATCGACATACGCGTGGCGCAGAAGCTGTCGCAGATATCGGGCGTGGGCCTGGTCAGCATTGCCGGCGGGCAGCGCCCCGCGGTGCGCATACAGGCCAACCCTGAGGCGCTGGCGGCTCATGACTTGACGCTGGCCAGCCTGCGCTCGGCGATCGTGGGCGCCAACGTCAACCAGCCCAAAGGGAATCTGGACGGCCCCGAGCGGTCCACCACCATCAACGCCAACGACCAGCTGCGCTCCATCCAGGACTACGAGCAGCTGATTGTCGCCTACGAGAATGGAGCTCCGCTGCGCCTGCGCGATATCGCCGACGCCCGCCACGACGCCGAGAACATCCGTCAGGCGGCATGGATGGGAACCACGCCCGCCATCTTGCTGAACATCCAGCGCCAGCCCGGCGCAAATGTGATCGAGGTCGTGGACCGCGTCAAGGCCTTGCTGCCGTCGCTGAAACAGGCCCTGCCCGTGGGGGTCGAGGTGGAGGTCGCCACCGACCGCACGCAGACCATACGCGACTCCATCGACCATGTTCAGTACGAAATGATCCTGGCCATCATCCTGGTGGTGCTGGTTACCTTTGTGTTCCTGCGCAGCTGGACGGCTACCTTCATCCCCAGCGTGGTGGTGCCCCTGTCCCTTGTGGGAACCTTCGGCATCATGTATCTGGCCGGGTTCAGCATCAACAACCTGACCCTGATGGCGCTGACCATCGCCACCGGTTTCGTGGTCGACGACGCCATCGTCATGATCGAGAACATCGCCCGCCATATCGAAGAGGGCGAGAGCGCGCTGAAGGCCGCCTTGAAGGGCGCATCCCAGATCGGCTTTACGCTGGTGTCGCTGACCCTGTCGCTGATCGCCGTGCTGATTCCGCTGCTGTTCATGAGCGACGTCATCGGCCGGCTGTTCCGCGAGTTCGCGATAACGCTGGCCGTCGCCATATTGCTGTCGCTGGCGATCTCGCTGACCCTGACCCCCATGATGTGCGCGCGGCTGCTGCGGCCCGAATCGGAAATGACGTATGGACGCTTCCAGCAGAAAGCTGGCCAGTGGATGGACCGCCTGATCCATGCCTACGACAAAGGCCTGCAATGGGTGCTGGCCCATCAGCGCGCCACGCTATGGGTGGCGCTGGGCACGCTGCTGCTGACCGGATTGCTGTATGCGCTGGTGCCCAAGGGCTTTTTCCCGCAACAGGACACCGGCATGATCCAGGCCATCAGCCAGGGGCCGCAAACGGTGTCCTTCACGTCGATGGCGCAACGCCAGCAGCAGGCCGTCGACCGCATACTGAAGGATCCCGACGTTCAGGCGGTCTCCTCGTTCATCGGCATAGACGGCACCAATGCCACCCTGAATACCGGACGCATGCAGATTGCGCTGAAGCCGCTGGGCGAGCGTGGCGCCGACGCCCGGTCCATCATCGACCGGCTGGGCGAAGACCTTGCCGCGCTGCCGGACATCCAGGTGTTCATGCAGCCAGTACAGGACCTGACGGTGGATGACCGCGTAAGCCGCACCCAATACCAGATGACCCTGTCCGACCCCGACCATGGCGTCCTGCTGGAGTGGACGCCAAGACTGGTGCAGGCGCTGCGCCAGGTGCCGGGACTGCGCGATGTGGTCGACGACCTGCAGGGCAGCGGCTTGCAGACCACGCTGGTCATCGATCGAGACGCGGCGGCCCGCCTGGGTGTCAGCAATGCGGCCATCGACGACGCCCTGTACGATGCCTTCGGGCAACGGCAGATATCCACCATTTTCACACAATCGGCGCAATACCGCGTGGTGCTGGAAGTGGCATCCCAGTTCCGGCAGAGTCCCCGCGCCCTGGCCCAGATCTATGTGCCCACCACCTCGGGCACGCCAGTGCCGCTGAGCAGCCTGGCGCGCATCGAGGAAAGCAGTTCTTTATTATCCATAGAGCGTCTTGGGCAGTTCCCCGCCACGACCATCTCCTTCAACCTGGCTCCCGGCATGGCCTTGTCCGACGCGGTGGAGTCCATCCGCGCCGCGCAGGCCGAGCTGGGCATGCCCGCCTCACTGGACCTGCGCTTCCAGGGCGCGGCGCGCGCCTTCCAGGCCTCGCTATCCAGCACCTTGTGGCTGATGCTGGCGGCGGTGGCCGCCATGTACATCGTCCTGGGCATCCTGTACGAAAGCTACATCCATCCGGTCACCATACTGTCCACCCTGCCGTCGGCGGCCATAGGCGCCTTGTTGGCCTTGCTGATCAGCGGCTCGGAACTGGACATGATAGGCGTCATCGGCATCATTCTGCTGATCGGCATTGTCAAGAAGAATGCCATCATGATGATCGACTTCGCGCTGGATGCGGAGCGCACCCGGGGGCTGGCGCCACGGGCGGCCATCCATGAAGCGGCCCTGCTGCGCTTCCGGCCCATACTCATGACCACGCTGGCCGCGCTGTTCAGCGCCATACCGCTCATGCTGGCCACCGGCTCGGGCTCCGAGCTACGCCAGCCCCTGGGGCTGGTCATGGTGGGTGGACTGCTGTGCAGCCAGGTCCTGACCCTGTTCACCACACCGGTCATCTACTTGATGTTCGACCGGCTGGCGCGACGCACCGGCGTGTACCGGAGCAGGCGCGCCGCGGACGGCGGGCTTGCCCCATGA